The following are encoded together in the Syngnathus scovelli strain Florida chromosome 12, RoL_Ssco_1.2, whole genome shotgun sequence genome:
- the fbxo11a gene encoding F-box only protein 11a isoform X1, with protein MNSVRASNVSRRPRRVSRPRPVQPERNHQERDEDVPADMVAEESGPGAQNSPYQLRRKSLPKRTVCPTKSNMEGASTSTTENFGHRPKRPRVSGKCQDIPSAPAEQYLQEKLPDEVVLKIFSYLLEQDLCRSACVCKRFSELANDPILWKRLYMEVFEYTRPMMHPEAGKFYQINPEEYEQPNPWKESFQQLYKGAHVKPGYAEHFYSNPARYKGRDNMFYYDTIEDALGGGQEPHFDGLIFVHTGIYTDEWIYIESPITMIGAAPGKVAEKVIIENTRDSTFVFMEGSEDAYVGYMTIRFNPDDKSAQHHNAHHCLEITVNCSPIIDHCIIRSTCTVGSAVCVSGQGACPTIKHCNISDCENVGLYITDHAQGIYEDNEISNNALAGIWVKNHGNPIIRRNHIHHGRDVGVFTFDHGMGYFESCNIHRNRIAGFEVKAYANPTVVRCEIHHGQTGGIYVHEKGRGQFIENKIYANNFAGVWITSNSDPTIRGNAIFNGNQGGVYIFGDGRGLIEGNDIYGNALAGIQIRTNSCPIVRHNKIHDGQHGGIYVHEKGQGVIEENEVYSNTLAGVWVTTGSTPVLRRNRIHSGKQVGVYFYDNGHGVLEDNDIYNHMYSGVQIRTGSNPKIRRNKIWGGQNGGILVYNSGLGFIEDNEIFDNAMAGVWIKTDSNPTLRRNKIHDGRDGGICIFNGGRGLLEENDIFRNAQAGVLISTNSHPVLRKNRIFDGFAAGIEITNHATATLEGNQIFNNRFGGLFLASGVNVTMKDNKIMNNQDAIEKAVSRGQCLYKISSYTSYPMHDFYRCHTCNTTDRNAICVNCIKKCHQGHDVEFIRHDRFFCDCGAGTLSNPCTLAGEPTHDTDTLYDSAPPIESNTLQHN; from the exons ATGAACTCCGTCAGAGCAAGTAACGTTAGCAGAAGACCAAGGCGAGTGTCGAGGCCGCGCCCGGTGCAGCCGGAGAGGAACCACCAGGAAAGAG ATGAGGACGTTCCTGCAGATATGGTTGCAGAAGAATCTGGTCCAGGAGCTCAGAATAGTCCATACCAACTTCGAAGAAAGTCTCTGCCCAAGAGAACAGTGTGTCCGACAAAGTCAAACATGGAG GGTGCTTCCACTTCAACCACAGAAAACTTTGGTCACCGACCAAAGCGACCCAGAGTTTCAGGCAAATGTCAAGATATACCAT CAGCTCCTGCTGAACAGTATTTGCAGGAGAAGCTTCCAGACGAGGTGGTGCTAAAGATCTTCTCATATCTATTGGAGCAGGACTTGTGCCGCTCGGCATGCGTGTGCAAGCGCTTCAGCGAGCTGGCAAACGACCCCATCCTCTG GAAAAGACTGTACATGGAGGTTTTTGAGTACACGCGACCCATGATGCACCCAGAGGCAGGGAAGTTCTACCAAATAAACCCAGAAGAATATGAGCAGCCAAATCCCTGGAAGGAAAGTTTTCAGCAGCTG TATAAAGGCGCTCACGTCAAGCCAGGTTATGCGGAACACTTCTACAGCAATCCTGCGAGGTACAAAGGGAGAGATAACATGTTT TACTATGACACCATAGAGGATGCCCTTGGAGGGGGCCAGGAGCCCCACTTTGACGGCCTCATATTTGTTCACACTGGTATTTACACAGATGAATGGATCTACATTGAGTCACCCATCACAATGATTGGTGCTG CTCCTGGAAAAGTGGCAGAGAAAGTCATCATTGAGAATACCAGAGACTCCACGTTTGTGTTCATGGAGGGTTCAGAAGACGCCTACGTCGGATACATGACCATAAGG TTTAATCCTGACGACAAATCCGCCCAGCATCATAATGCACACCATTGCTTGGAGATTACTGTCAACTGTAGCCCAATTATTGACCACTGCATCATACGCAGCACTTGCACAG tgGGGTCGGCAGTGTGTGTTAGTGGCCAGGGTGCTTGTCCCACAATTAAGCATTGCAATATCAGTGACTGTGAAAATGTTGGACTTTACATCACCGACCATGCGCAG GGAATATATGAGGACAATGAGATTTCAAACAACGCTCTGGCTGGTATCTGGGTAAAGAACCACGGCAACCCAATCATTAGAAGGAATCACATTCACCATGGCAGAGATGTTGGCGTTTTTACGTTTGACCACGGCATg GGTTATTTTGAGAGTTGCAACATCCATAGGAACCGCATCGCAGGATTTGAGGTGAAGGCGTACGCCAACCCGACAGTGGTGCGCTGTGAGATCCATCACGGCCAGACAGGGGGTATCTATGTGCATGAAAAGGGTCGTGGACAGTTTATCGAAAATAAGATCTATGCAAATAACTTTGCCGGCGTGTGGATCACCTCTAACAGTGACCCTACAATACG GGGGAATGCTATATTTAATGGCAACCAAGGCGGAGTGTATATTTTTGGTGATGGCCGAGGTCTCATAGAAGGAAACGACATTTATGGGAACGCCTTGGCTGGGATACAGATCAGGACAAATAGCTGCCCTATTGTCAGACACAACAAGATCCATGACGGTCAACACGGTGGCATTTATGTG caTGAGAAGGGACAGGGTGTCATCGAGGAGAATGAGGTGTACAGCAACACGCTGGCTGGAGTGTGGGTCACAACGGGCAGCACGCCGGTACTGCGGAGGAACAGGATACACAGCGGAAAGCAG GTCGGGGTCTACTTTTATGACAACGGCCATGGTGTGTTGGAAGACAATGACATTTACAATCACATGTATTCTGGAGTTCAAATAAG AACTGGCAGTAACCCTAAAATCAGGCGGAACAAAATATGGGGAGGTCAGAATGGCGGTATTTTGGTTTACAACTCAG GCCTGGGCTTTATCGAGGACAATGAGATCTTTGACAATGCTATGGCAGGAGTATGGATTAAGACAGACAGCAACCCCACCCTGCGAAGGAACAAGATCCATGATGGCAGAGATGGCGGAATCTGCATATTTAATGGAGGAAGAG GTTTGCTTGAGGAAAATGACATCTTCAGAAATGCCCAAGCAGGCGTCCTCATCAGTACCAACAGTCACCCCGTCTTGAGGAAAAATAGAATATTTGACGGCTTTGCCGCAG GTATCGAGATCACCAATCATGCCACAGCGACTTTAGAGGGCAATCAGATCTTCAACAATCGCTTCGGAGGGCTTTTTCTAGCATCTGGTGTCAACGTTACGATGAAAG ATAACAAAATAATGAACAATCAAGATGCCATTGAAAAGGCTGTGAGCAGAGGTCAGTGCCTGTACAAGATTTCAAGTTACACCAGCTATCCAATGCACGATTTTTACAG GTGCCACACCTGTAACACAACAGATCGCAACGCCATCTGTGTGAATTGCATCAAGAAGTGCCACCAGGGACACGATGTGGAATTCATCAGACACGATCG GTTCTTCTGTGACTGTGGTGCAGGGACGCTATCAAACCCTTGCACGTTAGCCGGAGAGCCGACGCACGACACAGACACCCTCTACGACTCTGCGCCTCCTATAGAGTCCAATACGCTGCAGCACAACTGA
- the fbxo11a gene encoding F-box only protein 11a isoform X2 — protein sequence MNSVRASNVSRRPRRVSRPRPVQPERNHQERDEDVPADMVAEESGPGAQNSPYQLRRKSLPKRTVCPTKSNMEGASTSTTENFGHRPKRPRVSGKCQDIPSPAEQYLQEKLPDEVVLKIFSYLLEQDLCRSACVCKRFSELANDPILWKRLYMEVFEYTRPMMHPEAGKFYQINPEEYEQPNPWKESFQQLYKGAHVKPGYAEHFYSNPARYKGRDNMFYYDTIEDALGGGQEPHFDGLIFVHTGIYTDEWIYIESPITMIGAAPGKVAEKVIIENTRDSTFVFMEGSEDAYVGYMTIRFNPDDKSAQHHNAHHCLEITVNCSPIIDHCIIRSTCTVGSAVCVSGQGACPTIKHCNISDCENVGLYITDHAQGIYEDNEISNNALAGIWVKNHGNPIIRRNHIHHGRDVGVFTFDHGMGYFESCNIHRNRIAGFEVKAYANPTVVRCEIHHGQTGGIYVHEKGRGQFIENKIYANNFAGVWITSNSDPTIRGNAIFNGNQGGVYIFGDGRGLIEGNDIYGNALAGIQIRTNSCPIVRHNKIHDGQHGGIYVHEKGQGVIEENEVYSNTLAGVWVTTGSTPVLRRNRIHSGKQVGVYFYDNGHGVLEDNDIYNHMYSGVQIRTGSNPKIRRNKIWGGQNGGILVYNSGLGFIEDNEIFDNAMAGVWIKTDSNPTLRRNKIHDGRDGGICIFNGGRGLLEENDIFRNAQAGVLISTNSHPVLRKNRIFDGFAAGIEITNHATATLEGNQIFNNRFGGLFLASGVNVTMKDNKIMNNQDAIEKAVSRGQCLYKISSYTSYPMHDFYRCHTCNTTDRNAICVNCIKKCHQGHDVEFIRHDRFFCDCGAGTLSNPCTLAGEPTHDTDTLYDSAPPIESNTLQHN from the exons ATGAACTCCGTCAGAGCAAGTAACGTTAGCAGAAGACCAAGGCGAGTGTCGAGGCCGCGCCCGGTGCAGCCGGAGAGGAACCACCAGGAAAGAG ATGAGGACGTTCCTGCAGATATGGTTGCAGAAGAATCTGGTCCAGGAGCTCAGAATAGTCCATACCAACTTCGAAGAAAGTCTCTGCCCAAGAGAACAGTGTGTCCGACAAAGTCAAACATGGAG GGTGCTTCCACTTCAACCACAGAAAACTTTGGTCACCGACCAAAGCGACCCAGAGTTTCAGGCAAATGTCAAGATATACCAT CTCCTGCTGAACAGTATTTGCAGGAGAAGCTTCCAGACGAGGTGGTGCTAAAGATCTTCTCATATCTATTGGAGCAGGACTTGTGCCGCTCGGCATGCGTGTGCAAGCGCTTCAGCGAGCTGGCAAACGACCCCATCCTCTG GAAAAGACTGTACATGGAGGTTTTTGAGTACACGCGACCCATGATGCACCCAGAGGCAGGGAAGTTCTACCAAATAAACCCAGAAGAATATGAGCAGCCAAATCCCTGGAAGGAAAGTTTTCAGCAGCTG TATAAAGGCGCTCACGTCAAGCCAGGTTATGCGGAACACTTCTACAGCAATCCTGCGAGGTACAAAGGGAGAGATAACATGTTT TACTATGACACCATAGAGGATGCCCTTGGAGGGGGCCAGGAGCCCCACTTTGACGGCCTCATATTTGTTCACACTGGTATTTACACAGATGAATGGATCTACATTGAGTCACCCATCACAATGATTGGTGCTG CTCCTGGAAAAGTGGCAGAGAAAGTCATCATTGAGAATACCAGAGACTCCACGTTTGTGTTCATGGAGGGTTCAGAAGACGCCTACGTCGGATACATGACCATAAGG TTTAATCCTGACGACAAATCCGCCCAGCATCATAATGCACACCATTGCTTGGAGATTACTGTCAACTGTAGCCCAATTATTGACCACTGCATCATACGCAGCACTTGCACAG tgGGGTCGGCAGTGTGTGTTAGTGGCCAGGGTGCTTGTCCCACAATTAAGCATTGCAATATCAGTGACTGTGAAAATGTTGGACTTTACATCACCGACCATGCGCAG GGAATATATGAGGACAATGAGATTTCAAACAACGCTCTGGCTGGTATCTGGGTAAAGAACCACGGCAACCCAATCATTAGAAGGAATCACATTCACCATGGCAGAGATGTTGGCGTTTTTACGTTTGACCACGGCATg GGTTATTTTGAGAGTTGCAACATCCATAGGAACCGCATCGCAGGATTTGAGGTGAAGGCGTACGCCAACCCGACAGTGGTGCGCTGTGAGATCCATCACGGCCAGACAGGGGGTATCTATGTGCATGAAAAGGGTCGTGGACAGTTTATCGAAAATAAGATCTATGCAAATAACTTTGCCGGCGTGTGGATCACCTCTAACAGTGACCCTACAATACG GGGGAATGCTATATTTAATGGCAACCAAGGCGGAGTGTATATTTTTGGTGATGGCCGAGGTCTCATAGAAGGAAACGACATTTATGGGAACGCCTTGGCTGGGATACAGATCAGGACAAATAGCTGCCCTATTGTCAGACACAACAAGATCCATGACGGTCAACACGGTGGCATTTATGTG caTGAGAAGGGACAGGGTGTCATCGAGGAGAATGAGGTGTACAGCAACACGCTGGCTGGAGTGTGGGTCACAACGGGCAGCACGCCGGTACTGCGGAGGAACAGGATACACAGCGGAAAGCAG GTCGGGGTCTACTTTTATGACAACGGCCATGGTGTGTTGGAAGACAATGACATTTACAATCACATGTATTCTGGAGTTCAAATAAG AACTGGCAGTAACCCTAAAATCAGGCGGAACAAAATATGGGGAGGTCAGAATGGCGGTATTTTGGTTTACAACTCAG GCCTGGGCTTTATCGAGGACAATGAGATCTTTGACAATGCTATGGCAGGAGTATGGATTAAGACAGACAGCAACCCCACCCTGCGAAGGAACAAGATCCATGATGGCAGAGATGGCGGAATCTGCATATTTAATGGAGGAAGAG GTTTGCTTGAGGAAAATGACATCTTCAGAAATGCCCAAGCAGGCGTCCTCATCAGTACCAACAGTCACCCCGTCTTGAGGAAAAATAGAATATTTGACGGCTTTGCCGCAG GTATCGAGATCACCAATCATGCCACAGCGACTTTAGAGGGCAATCAGATCTTCAACAATCGCTTCGGAGGGCTTTTTCTAGCATCTGGTGTCAACGTTACGATGAAAG ATAACAAAATAATGAACAATCAAGATGCCATTGAAAAGGCTGTGAGCAGAGGTCAGTGCCTGTACAAGATTTCAAGTTACACCAGCTATCCAATGCACGATTTTTACAG GTGCCACACCTGTAACACAACAGATCGCAACGCCATCTGTGTGAATTGCATCAAGAAGTGCCACCAGGGACACGATGTGGAATTCATCAGACACGATCG GTTCTTCTGTGACTGTGGTGCAGGGACGCTATCAAACCCTTGCACGTTAGCCGGAGAGCCGACGCACGACACAGACACCCTCTACGACTCTGCGCCTCCTATAGAGTCCAATACGCTGCAGCACAACTGA